In Elaeis guineensis isolate ETL-2024a chromosome 1, EG11, whole genome shotgun sequence, a genomic segment contains:
- the LOC105039106 gene encoding LOW QUALITY PROTEIN: endoglucanase 11 (The sequence of the model RefSeq protein was modified relative to this genomic sequence to represent the inferred CDS: inserted 1 base in 1 codon), with protein MPLKIDDSFPSLAPPVVVGMEGEFASRNIKALSSTLLLILAFVWILLPVAAAKFDYKNALSKSLLYFEAQRSGRLPYNQRVTWRGHSGLTDGLQQGVDLVGGYYDAGDHIKFGLPMAFTVTMLSWSTIEYGDQIAAAGEYHHALEAIKWGTDYFIKAHTQPNVLWAEVGDGDTDHYCWQRPEDMTTSRQAYKVDTKNPGSDLAGETAAAMAAASIVFKKSNPHYSHLLLHHARQLFEFGDKYRGKYDRSVRVVKSYYPSVSGYGDELLWAALWLHRATGRDEYLEYVAEKADSFGGTGWAIAEFSWDVKYAGVQILAAQLLAGGEMPEKHNHILEQYRSKAEYYICACLNKNNGSNVERTPGGMLYIRQWNNMQYVSSAAFLLAVYSDYLTAVRRGLHCPDGVVTSGELLALAKSQADYILGSNPMDISYLVGYGPRYSRHVHHRGXSTVSYKESKGFIGCTQGYDDWYHRRQANPNALVGALVGGPDCQDNFRDDRGNYMQTEACTYNTAPMVGVFARLHRLESQHIQQWSSRTSFSY; from the exons ATGCCCCTCAAGATTGACGACTCTTTCCCTTCGCTTGCTCCTCCCGTGGTGGTGGGAATGGAAGGGGAGTTTGCAAGCAGAAACATCAAGGCTCTCTCCTCCACTTTGCTATTGATCTTAGCCTTTGTGTGGATCCTCCTCCCCGTTGCTGCTGCCAAATTTGACTACAAAAATGCCCTCTCCAAGAGCCTGCTCTATTTCGAGGCCCAGCGCTCCGGCCGCCTCCCCTACAATCAGCGCGTCACCTGGCGCGGCCATTCCGGCCTCACGGACGGTCTCCAACAAGGA GTGGATCTGGTAGGAGGGTATTATGATGCAGGAGACCATATAAAGTTCGGGCTGCCGATGGCCTTCACGGTTACAATGCTATCGTGGAGCACCATCGAGTACGGTGACCAGATTGCGGCAGCCGGCGAGTACCACCACGCTCTGGAGGCCATCAAGTGGGGGACCGATTACTTCATCAAAGCCCACACCCAACCCAACGTCCTCTGGGCCGAG GTGGGGGACGGCGACACGGACCACTACTGCTGGCAGAGGCCGGAGGATATGACGACGTCGCGGCAGGCGTACAAGGTTGACACGAAGAATCCGGGGTCGGACCTCGCCGGAGAGACCGCGGCAGCCATGGCGGCGGCATCCATCGTGTTCAAGAAATCCAACCCACATTACTCCCATCTCTTGTTGCATCATGCCCGACAG TTGTTTGAGTTTGGGGACAAGTATAGGGGAAAGTATGACAGGAGCGTAAGAGTGGTGAAGAGTTACTATCCGTCCGTAAGTGGGTACGGGGACGAGCTGCTGTGGGCCGCGCTGTGGCTCCACAGGGCCACCGGGCGGGATGAATATTTGGAGTACGTGGCGGAGAAAGCCGACAGTTTCGGGGGCACCGGATGGGCCATCGCCGAGTTCAGCTGGGATGTCAAATATGCCGGCGTTCAAATCCTTGCTGCCCAG CTCTTGGCAGGAGGAGAGATGCCAGAGAAGCACAACCACATACTGGAGCAATACAGATCAAAAGCTGAATACTACATTTGTGCCTGTCTCAACAAGAACAATGGCAGCAACGTGGAACGCACCCCTGGCGGCATGCTCTACATTCGCCAATGGAACAACATGCAGTATGTGTCCAGCGCTGCCTTCCTCCTCGCTGTCTACTCCGACTACTTAACGGCGGTACGCCGGGGGCTGCATTGCCCTGATGGAGTCGTCACGTCAGGGGAGCTGCTGGCTCTGGCCAAATCCCAGGCTGACTACATCTTGGGCTCCAATCCCATGGACATCAGCTACCTCGTGGGCTATGGGCCCAGGTACTCCAGGCATGTGCACCACCGGG CATCCACTGTGTCTTACAAGGAGAGCAAGGGGTTCATTGGGTGCACCCAAGGGTATGATGACTGGTATCACCGGCGGCAGGCGAACCCGAATGCGCTCGTCGGGGCTCTTGTCGGTGGTCCCGACTGCCAGGATAATTTCAGGGATGACCGTGGGAATTACATGCAGACAGAGGCATGCACTTATAACACGGCACCAATGGTGGGTGTGTTTGCAAGGTTGCATCGGTTAGAAAGCCAACACATTCAACAATGGTCATCTCGGACTTCCTTCTCTTACTAG
- the LOC105039107 gene encoding uncharacterized protein isoform X3, with the protein MNKKNLAILMRARMRAAANQEPLRQQQLFQPAHPNSPPQQDNVDENNSTTPERVTLKDVKEWMQASISIPTGKLEPVDANLEEFSQGYLTLDQEGRRELLLALARDYDVNRARVRDFMRQYLSLEPHGGATGDQESAELEDESVLAAFHRTERNLRNALKPMYAVFFERLNERPGGLKLLAILRADLLSVLVKENIPSLRALDSYLKEKLITWLSPAALELHQITWDDSASLLEKIVAYEAVHPIRNLLDLKRRLSVGRRCFGYLHPAIPGEPLIFIEVALLKDVAKSIQEVLWDDPPIPECEATCALFYSISSTQTYATLSPIPGYMQWLLSKLASQIKLSKSETENMNDVSEKGSISAFRENILLPEEERMILNSAVEHGAGKSAIEIMQDLLTASEWTKSDHLLAVLKPPLMRLCARYLLKEKKRGKALDPVANFHLQNGAVIERINWLADQSEKGINQSGGIMVNYVYRLDKIDENAQSYFSTGDIHSLLPSPVS; encoded by the exons ATGAACAAGAAGAACCTGGCGATACTGATGAGAGCTCGCATGCGGGCAGCTGCCAACCAAGAACCCCTCCGCCAGCAGCAGCTCTTTCAACCCGCTCACCCTAATTCTCCTCCTCAACAA GATAATGTCGACGAGAACAACAGCACTACTCCGGAGAG AGTTACGTTGAAGGATGTCAAGGAGTGGATGCAGGCGTCCATCTCCATCCCCACCGGCAAATTGGAGCCTGTGGATGCGAATCTTGAAGAATTCTCGCAG GGTTACCTGACTCTTGATCAAGAAGGCCGCCGGGAGCTGCTTCTTGCACTCGCGAGGGACTATGATGTGAATAGAGCTCGAGTTCGTGACTTTATGCGGCAATATCTCAGCCTTGAGCCTCACGGTGGT GCAACCGGGGATCAAGAATCTGCTGAACTTGAAGACGAAAGTGTGCTCGCTGCTTTTCATAGGACGGAACGGAATCTTCGGAATGCTCTCAAGCCAATGTATGCAGTTTTCTTTGAACGGCTCAATGAACGCCCTGGTGGATTGAAGCTATTGGCCATTCTTCGTGCCGATCTACTCTCTGTGCTGGT CAAGGAAAACATACCATCTTTGCGTGCATTAGACTCATATTTAAAGGAAAAACTTATTACCTGGCTTAGTCCAGCAGCTCTGGAACTTCACCAGATCACATGGGATGATTCTGCATCCTTGCTTGAGAAAATTGTAGCATATGAG GCTGTCCATCCAATCAGAAATCTGCTAGACTTAAAGCGAAGGCTGAGTGTGGGTCGCCGTTGCTTTGGATACCTACATCCAGCAATACCAG GTGAGCCACTTATTTTTATTGAAGTTGCACTTTTAAAGGATGTTGCCAAGTCCATACAG GAGGTCTTATGGGATGATCCTCCAATTCCTGAATGTGAAGCTACATGTGCGTTATTTTACTCTATATCATCAACTCAG ACATATGCAACACTTAGCCCAATCCCCGGATATATGCAATggcttctctccaagttggcctcCCAAATAAAGCTATCTAAGTCAGAGACTGAGAATATGAATGACGTGTCAGAAAAAGGGTCTATTTCGGCTTTCAGGGAGAACATCCTTCTCCCAGAAGAAGAAAGGATGATTCTTAACTCTGCTGT GGAACATGGTGCTGGAAAAAGTGCCATTGAGATAATGCAGGACCTACTGACAGCAAGTGAATGGACCAAGTCTGATCACTTGTTGGCTGTGCTAAAACCTCCTCTAATGCGGTTGTGTGCAAG GTACCTTCTTAAAGAGAAGAAGCGGGGTAAAGCTCTTGATCCTGTTGCAAATTTTCACCTGCAGAATGGAGCG GTGATTGAGAGGATAAACTGGTTGGCAGATCAATCAGAAAAAGGTATCAATCAAAGTGGAGGCATCATGGTAAATTATGTGTacag GTTAGACAAGATCGATGAAAATGCTCAGTCCTACTTTAGCACTGGGGACATCCATAGCTTATTGCCTTCTCCAGTATCTTGA
- the LOC105039107 gene encoding uncharacterized protein isoform X1: protein MNKKNLAILMRARMRAAANQEPLRQQQLFQPAHPNSPPQQDNVDENNSTTPERVTLKDVKEWMQASISIPTGKLEPVDANLEEFSQGYLTLDQEGRRELLLALARDYDVNRARVRDFMRQYLSLEPHGGATGDQESAELEDESVLAAFHRTERNLRNALKPMYAVFFERLNERPGGLKLLAILRADLLSVLVKENIPSLRALDSYLKEKLITWLSPAALELHQITWDDSASLLEKIVAYEAVHPIRNLLDLKRRLSVGRRCFGYLHPAIPGEPLIFIEVALLKDVAKSIQEVLWDDPPIPECEATCALFYSISSTQPGLSGINLGKFLIKRVIDLLRRDMPHITTYATLSPIPGYMQWLLSKLASQIKLSKSETENMNDVSEKGSISAFRENILLPEEERMILNSAVEHGAGKSAIEIMQDLLTASEWTKSDHLLAVLKPPLMRLCARYLLKEKKRGKALDPVANFHLQNGAVIERINWLADQSEKGINQSGGIMVNYVYRLDKIDENAQSYFSTGDIHSLLPSPVS from the exons ATGAACAAGAAGAACCTGGCGATACTGATGAGAGCTCGCATGCGGGCAGCTGCCAACCAAGAACCCCTCCGCCAGCAGCAGCTCTTTCAACCCGCTCACCCTAATTCTCCTCCTCAACAA GATAATGTCGACGAGAACAACAGCACTACTCCGGAGAG AGTTACGTTGAAGGATGTCAAGGAGTGGATGCAGGCGTCCATCTCCATCCCCACCGGCAAATTGGAGCCTGTGGATGCGAATCTTGAAGAATTCTCGCAG GGTTACCTGACTCTTGATCAAGAAGGCCGCCGGGAGCTGCTTCTTGCACTCGCGAGGGACTATGATGTGAATAGAGCTCGAGTTCGTGACTTTATGCGGCAATATCTCAGCCTTGAGCCTCACGGTGGT GCAACCGGGGATCAAGAATCTGCTGAACTTGAAGACGAAAGTGTGCTCGCTGCTTTTCATAGGACGGAACGGAATCTTCGGAATGCTCTCAAGCCAATGTATGCAGTTTTCTTTGAACGGCTCAATGAACGCCCTGGTGGATTGAAGCTATTGGCCATTCTTCGTGCCGATCTACTCTCTGTGCTGGT CAAGGAAAACATACCATCTTTGCGTGCATTAGACTCATATTTAAAGGAAAAACTTATTACCTGGCTTAGTCCAGCAGCTCTGGAACTTCACCAGATCACATGGGATGATTCTGCATCCTTGCTTGAGAAAATTGTAGCATATGAG GCTGTCCATCCAATCAGAAATCTGCTAGACTTAAAGCGAAGGCTGAGTGTGGGTCGCCGTTGCTTTGGATACCTACATCCAGCAATACCAG GTGAGCCACTTATTTTTATTGAAGTTGCACTTTTAAAGGATGTTGCCAAGTCCATACAG GAGGTCTTATGGGATGATCCTCCAATTCCTGAATGTGAAGCTACATGTGCGTTATTTTACTCTATATCATCAACTCAG CCAGGTTTATCAGGAATCAATCTAGGGAAGTTTCTCATTAAACGTGTGATTGACCTGTTGAGGAGAGATATGCCACATATAACG ACATATGCAACACTTAGCCCAATCCCCGGATATATGCAATggcttctctccaagttggcctcCCAAATAAAGCTATCTAAGTCAGAGACTGAGAATATGAATGACGTGTCAGAAAAAGGGTCTATTTCGGCTTTCAGGGAGAACATCCTTCTCCCAGAAGAAGAAAGGATGATTCTTAACTCTGCTGT GGAACATGGTGCTGGAAAAAGTGCCATTGAGATAATGCAGGACCTACTGACAGCAAGTGAATGGACCAAGTCTGATCACTTGTTGGCTGTGCTAAAACCTCCTCTAATGCGGTTGTGTGCAAG GTACCTTCTTAAAGAGAAGAAGCGGGGTAAAGCTCTTGATCCTGTTGCAAATTTTCACCTGCAGAATGGAGCG GTGATTGAGAGGATAAACTGGTTGGCAGATCAATCAGAAAAAGGTATCAATCAAAGTGGAGGCATCATGGTAAATTATGTGTacag GTTAGACAAGATCGATGAAAATGCTCAGTCCTACTTTAGCACTGGGGACATCCATAGCTTATTGCCTTCTCCAGTATCTTGA
- the LOC105039107 gene encoding uncharacterized protein isoform X2 has protein sequence MNKKNLAILMRARMRAAANQEPLRQQQLFQPAHPNSPPQQDNVDENNSTTPERVTLKDVKEWMQASISIPTGKLEPVDANLEEFSQGYLTLDQEGRRELLLALARDYDVNRARVRDFMRQYLSLEPHGATGDQESAELEDESVLAAFHRTERNLRNALKPMYAVFFERLNERPGGLKLLAILRADLLSVLVKENIPSLRALDSYLKEKLITWLSPAALELHQITWDDSASLLEKIVAYEAVHPIRNLLDLKRRLSVGRRCFGYLHPAIPGEPLIFIEVALLKDVAKSIQEVLWDDPPIPECEATCALFYSISSTQPGLSGINLGKFLIKRVIDLLRRDMPHITTYATLSPIPGYMQWLLSKLASQIKLSKSETENMNDVSEKGSISAFRENILLPEEERMILNSAVEHGAGKSAIEIMQDLLTASEWTKSDHLLAVLKPPLMRLCARYLLKEKKRGKALDPVANFHLQNGAVIERINWLADQSEKGINQSGGIMVNYVYRLDKIDENAQSYFSTGDIHSLLPSPVS, from the exons ATGAACAAGAAGAACCTGGCGATACTGATGAGAGCTCGCATGCGGGCAGCTGCCAACCAAGAACCCCTCCGCCAGCAGCAGCTCTTTCAACCCGCTCACCCTAATTCTCCTCCTCAACAA GATAATGTCGACGAGAACAACAGCACTACTCCGGAGAG AGTTACGTTGAAGGATGTCAAGGAGTGGATGCAGGCGTCCATCTCCATCCCCACCGGCAAATTGGAGCCTGTGGATGCGAATCTTGAAGAATTCTCGCAG GGTTACCTGACTCTTGATCAAGAAGGCCGCCGGGAGCTGCTTCTTGCACTCGCGAGGGACTATGATGTGAATAGAGCTCGAGTTCGTGACTTTATGCGGCAATATCTCAGCCTTGAGCCTCACGGTG CAACCGGGGATCAAGAATCTGCTGAACTTGAAGACGAAAGTGTGCTCGCTGCTTTTCATAGGACGGAACGGAATCTTCGGAATGCTCTCAAGCCAATGTATGCAGTTTTCTTTGAACGGCTCAATGAACGCCCTGGTGGATTGAAGCTATTGGCCATTCTTCGTGCCGATCTACTCTCTGTGCTGGT CAAGGAAAACATACCATCTTTGCGTGCATTAGACTCATATTTAAAGGAAAAACTTATTACCTGGCTTAGTCCAGCAGCTCTGGAACTTCACCAGATCACATGGGATGATTCTGCATCCTTGCTTGAGAAAATTGTAGCATATGAG GCTGTCCATCCAATCAGAAATCTGCTAGACTTAAAGCGAAGGCTGAGTGTGGGTCGCCGTTGCTTTGGATACCTACATCCAGCAATACCAG GTGAGCCACTTATTTTTATTGAAGTTGCACTTTTAAAGGATGTTGCCAAGTCCATACAG GAGGTCTTATGGGATGATCCTCCAATTCCTGAATGTGAAGCTACATGTGCGTTATTTTACTCTATATCATCAACTCAG CCAGGTTTATCAGGAATCAATCTAGGGAAGTTTCTCATTAAACGTGTGATTGACCTGTTGAGGAGAGATATGCCACATATAACG ACATATGCAACACTTAGCCCAATCCCCGGATATATGCAATggcttctctccaagttggcctcCCAAATAAAGCTATCTAAGTCAGAGACTGAGAATATGAATGACGTGTCAGAAAAAGGGTCTATTTCGGCTTTCAGGGAGAACATCCTTCTCCCAGAAGAAGAAAGGATGATTCTTAACTCTGCTGT GGAACATGGTGCTGGAAAAAGTGCCATTGAGATAATGCAGGACCTACTGACAGCAAGTGAATGGACCAAGTCTGATCACTTGTTGGCTGTGCTAAAACCTCCTCTAATGCGGTTGTGTGCAAG GTACCTTCTTAAAGAGAAGAAGCGGGGTAAAGCTCTTGATCCTGTTGCAAATTTTCACCTGCAGAATGGAGCG GTGATTGAGAGGATAAACTGGTTGGCAGATCAATCAGAAAAAGGTATCAATCAAAGTGGAGGCATCATGGTAAATTATGTGTacag GTTAGACAAGATCGATGAAAATGCTCAGTCCTACTTTAGCACTGGGGACATCCATAGCTTATTGCCTTCTCCAGTATCTTGA
- the LOC105039108 gene encoding chaperonin-like RBCX protein 1, chloroplastic, with protein MECCYWAPSRLPPAFSHSFSRGSGTERCYWTSPTIWRLRKRQRAYTGYDVPRCQKMFVPGFGEASPEAKAARNLQNFFTYIAVKIVLAQLESYNPEAYSELMEFISRNSLNDGDKFCGRLMRESSRHQGLALRILEVRSAYSKRDFEWENLKKLAFKMVDESNTRLMRDYVLETSHMENEG; from the exons ATGGAGTGCTGTTATTGGGCGCCTTCACGCCTTCCGCCAGCCTTCTCACACTCTTTCAGTAGAGGCAGCGGCACCGAACGCTGTTATTGGACTTCTCCGACGATTTGGCGGCTGAGGAAGAGGCAGAGGGCGTATACCGGCTACGATGTTCCTCGCTGCCAGAAGATGTTCGTCCCCG GGTTTGGGGAGGCTTCGCCGGAAGCAAAGGCTGCTCGGAACCTGCAGAATTTCTTCACGTATATTGCAGTGAAGATCGTGCTTGCGCAACTTGAG AGCTATAATCCGGAGGCATACTCGGAGTTGATGGAGTTCATTAGTCGCAACTCCTTGAATGACGGGGACAAATTCTGTGGAAGATTAATGCGGGAGTCTTCGAGGCATCAAGGTTTAG CTTTGCGCATTTTGGAG GTACGATCTGCATATTCTAAAAGAGATTTTGAGTGGGAGAACTTGAAGAAGTTAGCTTTCAAG ATGGTTGATGAATCTAATACTAGGCTTATGAGGGACTATGTCTTGGAAACCAGTCACATGGAGAATGAAGGGTGA